In Terriglobales bacterium, the following are encoded in one genomic region:
- a CDS encoding glutamine--fructose-6-phosphate aminotransferase, which translates to MCGIVGYVGKKRVVPVIIDGLRRLEYRGYDSAGIAVAGNGDGLQVRRAEGKLRNLEEAVRLKPLDGTYGIGHTRWATHGRPTEENAHPHRDCTGRI; encoded by the coding sequence ATGTGCGGCATAGTGGGTTACGTAGGCAAGAAGAGAGTGGTGCCGGTCATCATCGATGGCCTGCGTCGTCTGGAATATCGCGGCTACGATTCAGCGGGAATCGCGGTAGCCGGTAACGGCGATGGACTGCAGGTGCGCCGCGCGGAAGGCAAGCTGCGCAATCTGGAGGAAGCGGTTCGGCTCAAGCCGCTTGACGGCACCTACGGCATCGGTCACACGCGCTGGGCTACGCACGGCCGTCCCACGGAAGAAAATGCTCATCCGCACCGCGACTGCACGGGACGGATCG